A section of the Rhodospirillales bacterium genome encodes:
- the trxA gene encoding thioredoxin TrxA has product MALAVTDSSFEAEVLKSSQPVMVDFWAEWCGPCKMLSPIVDEISNDLQGRVKVVKVNIDENPHTPTKYGVRGIPTLMLFKGGQLAATKVGAMPKAALAQWVESQI; this is encoded by the coding sequence ATGGCGCTCGCCGTTACCGATTCCAGCTTCGAGGCCGAAGTCCTCAAATCCAGCCAGCCCGTAATGGTCGATTTCTGGGCCGAATGGTGCGGCCCGTGCAAAATGCTTTCGCCCATCGTCGACGAAATCTCGAACGATCTGCAGGGCCGCGTAAAGGTGGTCAAGGTCAACATCGACGAAAACCCGCACACGCCCACCAAATACGGCGTACGCGGCATCCCGACGCTGATGCTTTTCAAGGGCGGCCAGCTTGCGGCGACCAAGGTCGGCGCGATGCCGAAAGCCGCGCTTGCGCAATGGGTTGAATCCCAGATTTAA
- the rsmA gene encoding 16S rRNA (adenine(1518)-N(6)/adenine(1519)-N(6))-dimethyltransferase RsmA encodes MKALAPLREVIRDAGLQATKALGQNFLLDLNLTASIARLNGDLDNLDVVEIGPGPGGLTRALLLAGARAVHAIEFDARAVAALAPLVAASGGRLAVHQCDALDCDILSYGDTVIANLPYNVATPILINLARESARVRFMLLMFQKEVAERIVAAPGSKTYGRLSVICQWLFHARVVKTLPPGAFTPPPKVHSAVVLFTPRPRTDTVRFSTMERVNAAAFGQRRKMLRGALGDLARFLPQAGIDPTARAEDVGVDAFVRLAQCVEDEGGPT; translated from the coding sequence ATCAAGGCGCTTGCGCCCCTGCGCGAAGTGATCCGCGACGCGGGGCTTCAGGCGACCAAGGCGCTGGGCCAGAATTTCCTGCTCGACCTCAACCTTACCGCCAGCATCGCGCGGCTGAACGGGGATTTGGACAATCTCGACGTCGTCGAAATCGGACCGGGGCCGGGCGGGCTGACGCGCGCGCTTTTGCTGGCCGGTGCGCGCGCGGTGCACGCGATCGAATTCGACGCGCGCGCGGTGGCGGCGTTGGCCCCTCTGGTCGCGGCTTCGGGCGGGCGGCTTGCGGTACATCAGTGCGACGCGCTTGATTGCGACATCCTTTCCTATGGCGATACGGTCATCGCCAATCTGCCTTACAACGTGGCGACACCGATTTTGATCAACCTCGCGCGCGAATCCGCGCGGGTGCGATTCATGCTTTTGATGTTCCAGAAGGAAGTCGCGGAGCGCATCGTTGCCGCGCCGGGGTCGAAGACGTATGGCCGCCTGAGCGTGATCTGTCAGTGGCTTTTCCATGCGCGTGTCGTCAAGACGCTGCCGCCCGGCGCGTTCACGCCGCCGCCCAAGGTGCATTCGGCGGTGGTGCTGTTCACGCCGCGCCCGCGAACGGACACGGTGCGTTTTTCGACGATGGAGCGCGTGAACGCCGCCGCCTTCGGGCAACGGCGCAAGATGCTGCGCGGGGCGCTTGGCGATCTGGCGCGTTTTCTGCCGCAGGCCGGGATCGACCCGACCGCGCGCGCGGAGGATGTGGGCGTTGACGCGTTCGTGCGGCTTGCGCAATGTGTCGAGGACGAAGGGGGCCCGACATGA
- a CDS encoding SDR family NAD(P)-dependent oxidoreductase — protein sequence MNIVITGASSGIGEALALHYAAKGVSLGLTGRDGARLEGVARACRRKGALVEAAVLDVCDRAGMRAWLEKFDSVRPVDLAIVNAGIGGGARGATPEALEAARRIFEVNIDGVNNTLEPLLPRMAARKAGQVALMASLAGYRGVPGAPAYAASKGFVKLYGEGLRGALWRKGIRVNVICPGFVVSRLTGFNDFPMPFLMSAERAAAIIARGLARNRPRIAFPWPMAFAVWWLAALPAVLSEWVVRRLPKKK from the coding sequence ATGAACATCGTAATCACGGGGGCGAGCAGCGGCATCGGCGAGGCGCTGGCCTTGCATTATGCTGCCAAGGGCGTATCGCTGGGCCTGACCGGGCGGGACGGTGCGCGGCTGGAAGGCGTGGCGCGCGCGTGCCGGCGCAAGGGGGCGCTGGTCGAGGCGGCGGTGCTGGATGTATGCGATCGCGCGGGGATGCGGGCGTGGCTTGAAAAATTCGATTCGGTGCGGCCTGTCGATCTTGCCATCGTCAATGCCGGGATCGGCGGTGGGGCGCGCGGCGCAACGCCCGAGGCGCTGGAGGCGGCTCGCCGGATTTTCGAGGTCAACATAGACGGAGTGAACAACACGCTGGAGCCGCTTTTGCCGCGCATGGCGGCGCGCAAGGCGGGGCAGGTCGCGTTGATGGCGTCGCTTGCCGGGTATCGCGGCGTGCCGGGCGCGCCTGCCTATGCCGCGTCGAAGGGTTTTGTGAAGCTGTACGGCGAGGGGTTGCGCGGCGCGCTTTGGCGCAAGGGAATCCGGGTCAATGTCATCTGCCCGGGCTTTGTCGTCAGCCGCCTGACCGGTTTTAACGATTTTCCCATGCCTTTCCTGATGTCGGCGGAGCGCGCAGCCGCGATCATCGCGCGCGGCCTTGCACGCAACCGTCCGCGTATCGCGTTTCCGTGGCCGATGGCGTTCGCCGTGTGGTGGCTTGCCGCTTTGCCCGCCGTGCTTTCGGAATGGGTGGTGCGGCGTTTGCCGAAAAAGAAATGA